One Pseudorasbora parva isolate DD20220531a chromosome 4, ASM2467924v1, whole genome shotgun sequence genomic region harbors:
- the hecw2b gene encoding E3 ubiquitin-protein ligase HECW2: MATSTTTTAREHLLVVRRRTPHMRYTLSPENLRSLSSHGGSGNAGSSRGGASEPMGLQRANSDTDLVTSDSRSSLTASTYQFTLGRGQNLVISWDIKEEVDATDWIGLYHIDETCPANVWDSKNRGVNGTQRGQIVWRLEAGSYFMEPETKICFKYYHGVSGALRATTSCITVKNPGVTVGTEGQVDGQSVTEHCRKLVSFTLSDIRAQGLKKGMFFNPDPYLKMSIQPGKRHGFPTFTHHGQERRTSIISNTTNPVWHGEKYTFVALMTDVLEIEVKDKFAKSRPIIKRFLGQLTMPVQRMLERHTAGDLHVSYTLCRRLPTEHVSGQLHFRVEITSNGHEDAMGSLLGASSMNGDPGSPSDDEDVLHPSSRMARGPSPTGSEGSLHGDAFRTDECIMDPDEDQLLREVAPDLAEGTAGHSHRQASLNDYLDAIEAPKGPGDRPLGAASPKLRSSFPTDTRLNAMLHIDSDEDEEGHASRDTALTNGAPRPDGHASSEQDKGEGLVKARERLESEAASSATDTEATASGSSSGTTKSQNGGAEGSQEGAAASGDSTQSAGTSHQPAFKLQDEEGFASKAVTRDEGSTETATVTEPSASGSDVANEGGGATAAKHPEQGNSSEAANEEEEDAGIWQRRQSLQASGNASQAEGSELTNEARRPADAAQAATLTDEETGASAQVNGHQPVRSLPSVRHDISRYQRVDEPLPPNWEARIDSHGRIFYVDHVNRTTTWQRPTAPAAPQILQRSNSIQQMEQLNRRYQSIRRTITNERTDEQAAEMPTDDNDLLHHSIPEYRRDGVVGPTSSRSRLSLLLQSPSAKFLTSPDFFTVLHSNPSAYRMFTSNTCLKHMISKVRRDAHHFERYQHNRDLVAFLNMFANKQLDLPRGWEMKHDHTGKPFFVDHNCRATTFIDPRLPLQSARPSSLLAHRQHLSRQRSHSAGEVGDDPRHAGPAVLPRPSNNFAANRNQCQDVVPVAYNDKIVAFLRQPNVFEILQERQPELIRNHSLREKVQFIRNEGVSGLARLSSDADLVILLSLFEEEVMSYVPPHALLHPSYCQSPRGSPVSSPQNSPGTQRANARAPAPYKRDFEAKLRNFYRKLETKGYGQGPGKVKLIIRRDHLLEDAFNQIMCYSRKDLQRSKLYVSFVGEEGLDYSGPSREFFFLVSRELFNPYYGLFEYSANDTYTVQISPMSAFVDNHHEWFRFSGRILGLALIHQYLLDAFFTRPFYKGLLRIPCDLSDLEYLDEEFHQSLQWMKDNDIEDMLDLTFTVNEEVFGQITERELKPGGANIPVSEKNKKEYIERMVKWRIERGVVQQTESLVRGFYEVVDARLVSVFDARELELVIAGTAEIDLGDWRNNTEYRGGYHDNHIVIRWFWAAVERFNNEQRLRLLQFVTGTSSIPYEGFASLRGSNGPRRFCVEKWGKITSLPRAHTCFNRLDLPPYPSFSMLYEKMLTAVEETSTFGLE, translated from the exons ATGAGACGTGTCCCGCTAACGTTTGGGATTCAAAGAACCGCGGGGTGAACGGCACTCAGAGGGGGCAGATCGTCTGGAGGCTTGAGGCCGGATCTTACTTCATGGAGC CTGAGACCAAAATTTGTTTCAAATATTACCATGGAGTGAGTGGAGCTTTGAGGGCCACGACCTCCTGCATCACCGTCAAGAACCCTGGAGTTACA GTCGGGACAGAGGGGCAGGTGGATGGACAGTCTGTCACAGAACACTGCAGGAAATTGGTTAGCTTTACTCTTTCAG ATATCAGGGCTCAGGGTCTGAAGAAGGGCATGTTTTTTAATCCGGACCCCTATCTGAAGATGAGTATCCAACCAGGCAAGAGACACGGCTTCCCTACGTTCACTCACCACGGCCAAGAGAGACGAACCTCCATCATATCCAACACCACTAACCCTGTCTGGCACGGAGAG AAGTACACTTTTGTTGCACTGATGACGGATGTTTTGGAAATTGAGGTCAAGGACAAATTTGCAAAAAGTCGCCCAATCATCAAACGCTTTTTAGGTCAGCTGACGATGCCAGTGCAGAGAATGCTGGAGAGACACACAGCGGG tgaTCTACATGTGAGCTACACGCTTTGCCGCCGTCTACCGACAGAACATGTGAGCGGACAGCTTCACTTCAGGGTGGAGATCACCTCCAACGGACATGAAG ATGCAATGGGGTCTCTGCTGGGAGCCTCATCTATGAACGGGGATCCTGGGAGCCCTTCTGATGATGAGGACGTTTTGCATCCTTCCTCCCGAATGGCCAGGGGCCCCTCGCCCACTGGCTCCGAAGGGTCCCTGCATGGTGATGCCTTTAGGACTGACGAGTGCATAATGGACCCTGATGAGGATCAGCTCTTGAGAGAAGTAGCCCCAGATTTGGCTGAAGGAACCGCAGGCCATAGTCATCGCCAGGCCTCGCTTAACGACTACCTGGATGCCATTGAGGCCCCTAAGGGCCCTGGAGACAGACCACTTGGGGCCGCCTCACCTAAACTACGCTCAAGTTTCCCCACTGACACACGGCTCAATGCTATGTTACATATAGACTCTGATGAAGACGAGGAGGGACACGCCTCCCGGGATACGGCATTGACCAATGGCGCTCCACGGCCTGATGGACACGCCTCCTCTGAACAGGACAAAGGGGAGGGTCTCGTGAAAGCCAGGGAGAGGCTTGAGTCGGAAGCTGCGAGCAGCGCCACAGATACTGAAGCCACAGCATCAGGGTCAAGCAGTGGCACCACAAAGAGCCAAAATGGAGGTGCTGAGGGCAGCCAAGAAGGAGCTGCTGCCTCTGGGGACTCAACACAAAGTGCCGGAACCTCACACCAGCCAGCTTTCAAATTACAG GATGAGGAAGGATTTGCATCCAAGGCGGTCACTAGGGATGAAGGATCAACAGAGACTGCTACAGTCACAGAGCCCTCAGCATCTGGCAGTGATGTAGCTAATGAAGGGGGCGGAGCCACAGCAGCTAAGCACCCAGAGCAGGGGAACTCCAGTGAGGCAGCCAATGAGGAAGAAGAAGATGCTGGAATCTGGCAGAGGAGGCAGAGTCTACAAGCATCAGGGAACGCATCACAGGCTGAAGGGAGTGAATTAACCAATGAAGCGAGGAGGCCAGCGGACGCAGCACAGGCTGCCACTCTAACAGATGAAGAGACAG GAGCCAGTGCTCAAGTGAACGGCCATCAGCCAGTGCGTTCGCTTCCCTCAGTGCGTCATGATATCAGCCGCTATCAGAGAGTGGATGAGCCTCTTCCGCCAA ACTGGGAAGCCCGAATTGACAGCCACGGCAGGATTTTCTATGTGGATCATGTGAACAGAACCACCACCTGGCAGCGGCCTACTGCTCCAGCTGCACCTCAGATCCTACAGAGATCCAACTCAATTCAACAGATGGAGCAGCTTAACCGAAG GTATCAGAGTATTCGGAGGACAATAACCAATGAGAGGACAGACGAACAGGCTGCAGAGATGCCTACAGACGACAACGACCTGCTGCATCACTCCATACCTG AGTACCGTCGGGATGGTGTGGTCGGGCCCACTAGCTCTCGCTCTCggttgtctctgctgcttcagtCCCCCAGCGCCAAGTTTCTCACCAGCCCAGATTTCTTCACCGTACTGCATTCCAACCCT agtgCCTACCGCATGTTTACAAGTAACACATGTCTAAAACACATGATCAGCAAAGTGAGACGGGACGCGCACCACTTTGAGCGTTACCAGCACAATCGAGACCTGGTTGCCTTCCTCAACATGTTCGCCAACAAACAGCTGGATCTTCCGCGAGGCTGGGAAATGAAACACGACCACACAGGAAAG CCTTTCTTCGTGGACCATAACTGCAGGGCCACCACCTTCATAGACCCACGACTGCCGCTGCAGAGCGCTCGTCCCAGCAGCCTCCTCGCCCACCGCCAGCACCTCAGCCGGCAGCGCAGCCACAGCGCAGGAGAG GTGGGCGATGACCCTCGGCATGCCGGACCGGCTGTACTGCCACGCCCCTCCAACAACTTTGCAGCCAATCGCAACCAGTGTCAAGATGTAGTTCCTGTTG cctataatgataaaatagTGGCATTTTTGCGGCAGCCGAACGTATTTGAGATCCTTCAGGAGAGACAGCCTGAGCTCATTCGGAATCACTCACTCAG GGAGAAGGTGCAGTTTATTCGTAATGAAGGCGTTTCGGGTTTAGCGCGCCTCTCCAGTGATGCAGACTTGGTGATTTTACTCAG CTTGTTTGAAGAGGAAGTGATGTCGTATGTGCCACCTCATGCCTTACTGCACCCCAGCTACTGTCAATCACCGCGAGGGTCTCCGGTCTCCTCCCCTCAGAACTCTCCTG GTACACAACGAGCCAACGCTCGGGCCCCTGCGCCGTACAAACGGGACTTTGAAGCCAAACTTAGGAATTTCTATCGCAAACTGGAGACTAAAGGCTATGGACAGGGTCCAGGCAAAGTCAA GTTGATAATCCGCAGAGATCATCTACTGGAGGACGCCTTCAATCAGATCATGTGCTACTCTCGTAAAGATCTACAGAGAAGTAAACTCTACGTCAGCTTTGTTGGAGAAGAGGG ACTGGACTACAGTGGCCCATCACGAGAGTTTTTCTTTCTGGTGTCACGGGAGCTTTTTAACCCATACTACGGCCTGTTTGAGTATTCGGCCAATGACACCTACACTGTCCAGATCAGCCCCATGTCTGCCTTTGTCGACAACCATCACGAGTG GTTTCGGTTTAGCGGCCGTATTCTGGGTCTCGCCCTTATCCATCAATACCTGCTGGATGCCTTCTTCACACGACCCTTCTACAAAGGCCTGCTGCGGAT CCCGTGTGATCTTAGTGATCTGGAGTATCTTGATGAAGAGTTTCATCAGAGTCTTCAGTGGATGAAGGACAATGACATCGAGGACATGCTGGACCTGACCTTCACCGTCAACGAGGAGGTGTTCGGACAG ATCACAGAGCGCGAGCTGAAGCCTGGTGGTGCCAATATCCCTGTGTCAGAGAAGAATAAGAAGGAGTACATCGAGCGGATGGTGAAGTGGCGTATAGAGCGGGGTGTGGTCCAACAGACGGAGAGTCTCGTGCGAGGATTTTATGAG GTTGTCGATGCGCGGCTGGTGTCGGTGTTTGATGCGCGCGAGCTAGAGCTGGTGATCGCAGGAACGGCAGAGATTGATTTGGGAGACTGGAGGAACAACACCGAGTACAGAGGAG GTTACCATGACAACCACATCGTGATTCGCTGGTTCTGGGCGGCAGTGGAGCGGTTCAACAATGAGCAGAGACTCAGATTGCTCCAG TTTGTGACCGGGACATCCAGTATCCCGTACGAAGGCTTTGCCTCCCTCAGGGGCAGCAACGGACCGCGACGCTTCTGTGTAGAGAAATGGGGGAAAATCACATCCCTGCCCAG GGCTCACACATGTTTCAATCGTCTGGATCTCCCCCCGTATCCCTCCTTCTCCATGCTGTATGAGAAGATGCTGACGGCAGTGGAGGAGACCAGCACTTTTGGTTTGGAGTGA